Proteins from a single region of Halorubrum sp. 2020YC2:
- a CDS encoding NAD-dependent epimerase/dehydratase family protein has product MNLADSHVLVTGGAGLVGSHLAASLLDRGAAVRVADDLSKGARDRVPDGAEFVEADLTDAGDVARAVTDDLDVVFHFAAYTDTNYDDDRALFEDNTAMTYNVLERMREVGVDRFAFTSSSTVYGEAPRPTPEDYAPLAPISVYGSAKLADEALISTFAHSYGIRSWVFRFANIVGPHQRGNVIPDFIEKLDEDPTELEILGDGRQEKSYMHVSECVDAIQHVVEHADDDLNVYNLGTRTTTSVTRIADLVSEELGVEPAYSYTGGDRGWTGDVPKMRLSIEKLSALGWEPSIESDEAVRRSARELIDEIVS; this is encoded by the coding sequence ATGAACCTCGCCGATTCGCACGTCCTCGTGACCGGCGGTGCGGGCTTGGTCGGCAGCCACCTCGCCGCCAGTCTGCTCGACCGCGGCGCGGCCGTCCGCGTCGCCGACGACCTCTCGAAGGGGGCTCGCGACCGCGTCCCAGACGGGGCCGAGTTCGTCGAGGCGGACCTGACCGACGCCGGCGACGTCGCCCGCGCGGTCACCGACGACCTCGACGTCGTCTTCCATTTCGCGGCGTACACCGACACGAACTACGACGACGACCGCGCGTTGTTCGAGGACAACACCGCGATGACGTACAACGTCTTAGAACGGATGCGCGAGGTCGGCGTCGACCGGTTCGCGTTCACCTCCTCGTCGACGGTGTACGGCGAGGCCCCCCGGCCGACGCCCGAGGACTACGCGCCGCTCGCGCCCATCTCGGTGTACGGCTCCGCGAAGCTCGCGGACGAGGCGCTCATCTCGACGTTCGCGCACTCCTACGGGATCCGGTCGTGGGTGTTCCGCTTCGCGAACATCGTCGGTCCCCACCAGCGCGGCAACGTGATCCCCGACTTCATCGAGAAGTTAGACGAGGACCCGACGGAACTGGAGATTCTCGGAGACGGCCGCCAGGAGAAGTCGTACATGCACGTCTCCGAGTGCGTCGACGCCATCCAGCACGTCGTCGAGCACGCGGACGACGACCTGAACGTCTACAACCTCGGGACGCGGACGACCACCTCCGTGACCCGAATCGCCGACCTCGTGAGCGAGGAACTCGGCGTGGAGCCGGCGTACAGCTACACCGGCGGCGACCGCGGCTGGACCGGCGACGTGCCGAAGATGCGGCTGTCGATCGAGAAGCTCTCGGCGCTGGGCTGGGAGCCGTCCATCGAGAGCGACGAGGCCGTGCGGCGGAGTGCGCGGGAGCTGATCGACGAAATCGTCTCATAA
- the argS gene encoding arginine--tRNA ligase has translation MFRQFRSAVEAALADALDSLDLPTDDLGIERPPDDMDATLASSVAFRLAGEVGDAPPNVAATVAEAVSVSGADYVASVDTAGPYVNFHANERYLADTLDAAAVDADYGALPDRDTSVVVEHTSANPTGPVHVGRARNPIVGDAVANLLEYAGYDVDRHYYVNDAGRQMAVFTWAYERFDEADLDAEPARDRAEYDLVRYYRKGNSFLEEADADAVEAAEAEIQSILQGLEAGDEETYERVGEVVDTVLGGMKACLGRLPAEFDEFVKETRFMRDGSTDDIAARLKETDHAVYEEDAWQLELDEWGIDKNLVFLRSDDTSLYTTRDLAHHEWKFDTYDRAVTVLGEDHKLQADQLDATLELLGNDTDRLGHVIYSYVNLPDGKMSTRQGTGVMLDDLLDEAIDRAREAVESRMDDRIRDDDLTDEDVERIAHQVGIGAVRYDIVSKQPAKAITFEWEDALDFEAQSAPFVQYVHARCAGILGEAAAEGVDVPGVTEGADGDVDPDALDVNAGALETDAARDLLREVARFPAAIEAAADDLEPHTIATFTREFADAYNAFYRECPVVTAETDELRDARVAVVAAAKHTMANALDVLGVEAPESM, from the coding sequence ATGTTCAGGCAGTTCCGGTCGGCGGTCGAGGCGGCGCTCGCGGACGCGCTCGACTCGCTCGACCTCCCGACCGACGACCTCGGCATCGAACGCCCGCCCGACGACATGGACGCGACGCTCGCCTCCAGCGTCGCCTTCCGGCTCGCGGGCGAGGTCGGCGACGCGCCGCCGAACGTCGCGGCGACGGTCGCGGAGGCGGTCTCGGTCTCGGGCGCCGACTACGTCGCGAGCGTCGACACCGCGGGACCGTACGTCAACTTCCACGCCAACGAGCGCTACCTCGCGGACACGCTCGACGCGGCCGCCGTCGACGCCGACTACGGCGCGCTCCCCGACCGGGACACGAGCGTCGTCGTCGAGCACACCAGCGCGAACCCGACCGGGCCGGTCCACGTCGGGCGCGCACGCAACCCCATCGTCGGGGACGCGGTCGCGAACCTCTTGGAGTACGCGGGCTACGACGTCGACCGCCACTACTACGTCAACGACGCCGGCCGGCAGATGGCGGTGTTCACGTGGGCCTACGAGCGGTTCGACGAGGCCGACCTCGACGCGGAGCCCGCCCGCGACCGCGCGGAGTACGACCTCGTGCGCTACTACCGCAAGGGGAACTCGTTCTTGGAGGAGGCCGACGCCGACGCGGTCGAGGCCGCGGAAGCGGAGATCCAGTCGATCCTTCAGGGGCTGGAGGCGGGCGACGAGGAGACGTACGAGCGCGTGGGCGAGGTCGTCGACACCGTCCTCGGCGGGATGAAGGCGTGCCTCGGCCGCCTCCCAGCGGAGTTCGACGAGTTCGTCAAGGAGACGCGGTTCATGCGCGACGGTTCGACGGACGACATCGCCGCGCGGCTCAAGGAGACGGACCACGCCGTCTACGAGGAGGACGCTTGGCAGCTCGAACTCGACGAGTGGGGGATCGACAAGAACCTCGTCTTCCTGCGCTCGGACGACACCAGCCTCTACACCACCCGCGACTTAGCGCACCACGAGTGGAAGTTCGACACCTACGACCGCGCCGTCACGGTCCTCGGCGAGGACCACAAGCTGCAGGCCGACCAGCTTGACGCGACCCTCGAACTCCTCGGCAACGACACCGACCGCCTCGGCCACGTCATCTACTCGTACGTCAACCTCCCCGACGGGAAGATGTCGACCCGGCAGGGGACGGGCGTGATGCTCGACGACCTGCTCGACGAGGCCATCGACCGCGCCCGCGAGGCGGTCGAGTCCCGCATGGACGACCGCATCCGCGACGACGACCTCACCGACGAGGACGTCGAGCGCATCGCCCATCAGGTCGGGATCGGCGCGGTCCGGTACGACATCGTCTCGAAACAGCCCGCGAAGGCGATCACCTTCGAGTGGGAGGACGCGCTCGACTTCGAGGCCCAGTCGGCCCCGTTCGTCCAGTACGTCCACGCGCGCTGCGCCGGCATCCTCGGTGAGGCCGCGGCCGAGGGCGTCGACGTACCGGGCGTGACGGAAGGCGCCGACGGCGACGTCGACCCCGACGCCCTCGACGTGAACGCGGGCGCCTTAGAGACCGACGCGGCCCGAGACCTCCTCCGCGAGGTCGCCCGCTTCCCGGCGGCGATCGAAGCGGCGGCCGACGACCTCGAACCGCACACGATCGCGACGTTCACCCGCGAGTTCGCGGACGCGTACAACGCCTTCTACCGCGAGTGCCCGGTCGTGACCGCCGAGACCGACGAGCTGCGCGACGCCCGGGTCGCGGTCGTCGCGGCCGCCAAGCACACGATGGCGAACGCGCTCGACGTGCTGGGCGTCGAGGCGCCGGAGTCGATGTAG
- a CDS encoding glutathione S-transferase N-terminal domain-containing protein has product MLELYQSEGCPHSATVRETLSELGVSYVAHNPRLPGDVGGDVTNEVTHGELTAVGDDQIPYLVDTDRGVTMYESDDIVEYLEEHHA; this is encoded by the coding sequence ATGCTCGAGCTTTACCAGTCGGAAGGCTGCCCGCACAGCGCGACGGTCCGCGAGACGCTCTCCGAGCTCGGCGTCTCCTACGTCGCGCACAACCCGCGGCTGCCCGGCGACGTCGGCGGCGATGTCACCAACGAGGTGACCCACGGCGAGCTCACCGCGGTCGGCGACGACCAGATCCCGTACCTCGTCGACACCGACCGCGGGGTAACGATGTACGAGAGCGACGACATCGTCGAGTACCTCGAAGAGCACCACGCCTGA
- the prf1 gene encoding peptide chain release factor aRF-1 codes for MSSDAQEANEDRRKYEFRKVIEELKDFEGSGTQLVTIYIPEDRQISDVVAHVTQEHSEASNIKSKQTRTAVQDALTSIKDRLRYYDTFPPENGIVLFSGAIDAGGGQTDMVTRTLESPPQPVESFRYHCDSEFLTEPLEHMLEDSGLFGLIVLDRREANVGWLKGKRVEAVKSASSLVPGKQRKGGQSAQRFARLRLEAIDNFYQEVAGMANDLFVDKRHELDGILVGGPSPTKDEFLDGDYLHHELQDKVLGKFDVAYTDESGLKDLVDNASEALADQEIVEDKRNMEEFFEKLNTGQEATYGFEQTRRNLIMGSVDRLLISEDLRSDVVVYECPNDHEEYEVIDSRHSTPDHECSECGEAAAVDEREDVIEHLMAIAEQRGTDTKFISTDFEKGEQLLDAFGGIAGILRYSTGV; via the coding sequence ATGAGCAGCGACGCACAGGAGGCGAACGAGGACCGCCGGAAGTACGAGTTCCGCAAGGTCATCGAGGAGCTCAAAGACTTCGAGGGCTCCGGCACCCAACTCGTCACCATCTACATCCCCGAAGACAGGCAGATCTCCGACGTGGTGGCCCACGTCACCCAGGAACACAGCGAGGCGTCGAACATCAAATCCAAGCAGACCCGGACCGCCGTCCAAGACGCGCTGACGTCGATCAAGGACCGACTCCGCTACTACGACACCTTCCCGCCCGAGAACGGCATCGTGCTCTTCTCGGGCGCCATCGACGCGGGCGGCGGCCAGACCGACATGGTCACTCGGACGCTGGAGTCGCCGCCACAGCCCGTCGAGTCGTTCCGGTACCACTGCGACTCGGAGTTCCTCACCGAGCCGCTCGAACACATGCTCGAAGACTCCGGGCTGTTCGGGCTCATCGTCTTGGACCGCCGCGAGGCGAACGTCGGCTGGCTGAAGGGGAAACGCGTCGAGGCCGTCAAGTCAGCCTCCTCGCTCGTCCCCGGCAAACAGCGGAAAGGGGGTCAGTCCGCACAGCGGTTCGCCCGCCTGCGCTTAGAGGCCATCGACAACTTCTATCAGGAGGTCGCGGGGATGGCCAACGACCTGTTCGTCGACAAGCGCCACGAACTGGACGGTATCTTGGTCGGCGGTCCCTCCCCGACGAAAGACGAGTTCCTCGACGGCGACTACCTCCACCACGAGCTACAGGACAAGGTGCTGGGGAAGTTCGACGTGGCCTACACCGACGAGTCCGGGCTGAAGGACCTCGTCGACAACGCGAGCGAGGCGCTCGCGGACCAAGAGATCGTCGAGGACAAACGCAACATGGAGGAGTTCTTCGAGAAGCTCAACACCGGCCAGGAGGCGACCTACGGGTTCGAGCAGACCCGCCGGAACCTCATCATGGGGTCGGTGGACCGCCTGCTCATCTCCGAGGACCTCCGCTCCGACGTCGTCGTCTACGAGTGCCCGAACGACCACGAGGAGTACGAGGTGATCGACTCGCGACACTCGACGCCCGACCACGAGTGTAGCGAGTGCGGCGAGGCCGCCGCGGTCGACGAGCGCGAGGACGTCATCGAGCACCTGATGGCCATCGCGGAACAGCGCGGCACGGACACGAAGTTCATCTCGACGGACTTCGAGAAGGGCGAACAGCTGCTCGACGCGTTCGGCGGCATCGCGGGTATCCTGCGCTACTCGACGGGCGTCTAA
- a CDS encoding metal-dependent transcriptional regulator gives MNTADQYLKTIYVVQDSEDGPASTGSIADALGVSPASANEMIGKLEERGLAEHEKYKGVKLTDDGIVRARDALQTYCIIERFLANVLAVEDFQAEARELEAVIDDTVAERLDTIIDRQPECPDCFDPETDACACLEIAPASVEPEKQ, from the coding sequence GTGAACACCGCAGATCAGTACCTCAAGACGATATACGTCGTACAGGACAGCGAAGACGGGCCCGCCTCGACCGGGTCGATAGCCGACGCGCTGGGCGTCAGCCCGGCCAGCGCCAACGAGATGATCGGCAAGCTCGAGGAGCGCGGCCTCGCGGAACACGAGAAGTACAAGGGGGTGAAGCTCACCGACGACGGTATCGTCCGGGCCAGAGACGCCCTCCAGACCTACTGTATCATCGAGCGGTTCCTCGCGAACGTCCTCGCGGTGGAGGACTTCCAGGCCGAGGCCCGCGAACTGGAGGCCGTCATCGACGACACGGTCGCGGAGCGGCTCGACACGATCATCGACCGCCAGCCGGAGTGTCCAGACTGTTTCGACCCGGAGACGGACGCCTGCGCGTGCCTGGAGATAGCGCCGGCGTCGGTCGAGCCGGAAAAGCAGTAA
- a CDS encoding ferritin-like domain-containing protein, producing the protein MSVSQRVASDDQLARLLQIGIVLEEVVEARTHRHYQQLDAELDEEVETLLADAAEESADHRERLETLVEGLGVDSVPFGEIESLVDARYGRTRPEDFDDVLYDQLCNEETAYKFYDDLIEAIEGSEATFSIDREELVATLTTIRDEEAEGVREVTEVMERR; encoded by the coding sequence GTGAGCGTGAGTCAGCGGGTCGCCTCCGACGACCAACTCGCGCGACTGCTCCAGATCGGAATCGTGCTCGAAGAGGTCGTCGAAGCGCGAACGCACCGCCACTACCAGCAGTTGGACGCCGAACTCGACGAGGAGGTGGAGACGCTGCTGGCCGACGCCGCCGAGGAGTCGGCCGACCACCGAGAGCGCTTGGAGACGCTGGTCGAGGGGCTCGGCGTCGACAGCGTCCCGTTCGGAGAGATCGAGTCGCTGGTCGACGCCCGCTACGGGCGGACGCGACCGGAGGACTTCGACGACGTGTTGTACGACCAGCTGTGTAACGAGGAGACGGCGTACAAGTTCTACGACGACCTTATCGAGGCGATAGAGGGGTCCGAGGCGACGTTCTCGATCGACCGCGAGGAGCTGGTCGCGACCCTGACGACGATCCGCGACGAGGAGGCCGAGGGAGTGCGCGAGGTCACGGAGGTCATGGAGCGCCGATGA
- the sufB gene encoding Fe-S cluster assembly protein SufB yields MSSQQDDLKETDTEARFEFKKEEKSAFKSEKGLTEETVRVISEDKDEPEWMLERRLRALEQFQEMPMPTDWPGQPDLSEIDIDEIVPYIRPDIDKRGGADDWEDLPEEIQDTFDKLGIPEAEKNALSGVGAQYESEIVYQNMQERWEEKGVIFCDMDKAVQEHEEIVREHFMTKCVPPSDNKFAALHGAIWSGGSFVYVPENTTVEMPVQAYFRMNSEGMGQFEHTLIIAEEGSEVHYIEGCSAPKYSAFNLHSGGVEVFVGEDAHVQYSTVQNWSKNTYNLNTKRAIAEKGGRMEWISGSMGSKATMLYPSTILKGRGASDNHITIAFAGEGQDIDTGAKVYHNAPETKSTVESKSIAKDGGRTNYRGLVHIADGAENSSTAVECDALMFDNESTSDTMPYMEINESKVDVAHEATVGKIGDEDIFYLQSRGLDDDDAKQMIVSGFIEPITEELPIEYAVELNRLVELEMEGSLG; encoded by the coding sequence ATGAGTTCACAACAGGACGACCTCAAGGAGACAGACACCGAGGCCCGCTTCGAGTTCAAGAAGGAGGAGAAGTCCGCCTTCAAAAGCGAGAAGGGTCTCACCGAGGAGACGGTCCGCGTCATCTCGGAGGACAAGGACGAACCGGAGTGGATGCTGGAGCGCCGCCTGCGCGCGTTAGAGCAGTTCCAGGAGATGCCGATGCCGACCGACTGGCCCGGCCAGCCGGACCTCTCGGAGATCGACATCGACGAGATCGTGCCGTACATCCGGCCGGACATCGACAAGCGCGGCGGCGCAGACGACTGGGAGGACCTCCCGGAGGAGATCCAGGACACGTTCGACAAGCTGGGCATCCCGGAGGCCGAGAAGAACGCGCTCTCGGGCGTCGGCGCGCAGTACGAGTCCGAGATCGTCTACCAGAACATGCAGGAGCGGTGGGAGGAGAAGGGCGTCATCTTCTGTGACATGGACAAGGCCGTCCAAGAGCACGAGGAGATCGTCCGCGAGCACTTCATGACGAAGTGTGTCCCCCCGAGCGACAACAAGTTCGCCGCGCTTCACGGCGCCATCTGGTCCGGCGGCTCGTTCGTCTACGTCCCGGAGAACACCACCGTGGAGATGCCGGTTCAGGCGTACTTCCGGATGAACTCCGAGGGGATGGGCCAGTTCGAGCACACGCTCATCATCGCGGAGGAGGGCTCCGAGGTCCACTACATCGAGGGCTGTTCCGCCCCGAAGTACTCGGCGTTCAACCTCCACTCGGGCGGCGTCGAAGTGTTCGTGGGCGAGGACGCCCACGTCCAGTACTCGACGGTGCAGAACTGGTCGAAGAACACGTACAACCTGAACACCAAGCGCGCCATCGCGGAGAAGGGCGGGCGCATGGAGTGGATCTCCGGCTCGATGGGGTCGAAGGCGACGATGCTGTACCCGTCGACGATCCTCAAGGGCCGCGGCGCCTCCGACAACCACATCACCATCGCCTTCGCGGGCGAGGGTCAGGACATCGACACCGGTGCGAAGGTGTACCACAACGCGCCGGAAACGAAGTCGACCGTCGAGTCGAAGTCGATCGCGAAGGACGGCGGCCGCACGAACTACCGCGGGCTCGTCCACATCGCGGACGGCGCGGAGAACTCCTCGACGGCCGTCGAGTGCGACGCGCTGATGTTCGACAACGAGTCGACGTCGGACACGATGCCGTACATGGAGATCAACGAGTCGAAGGTCGACGTCGCCCACGAGGCGACCGTCGGCAAGATCGGCGATGAGGACATCTTCTACCTCCAGTCGCGCGGGCTGGACGACGACGACGCGAAACAGATGATCGTCTCCGGCTTCATCGAGCCGATCACGGAGGAGCTGCCCATCGAGTACGCCGTCGAGCTCAACCGGCTCGTCGAACTCGAGATGGAGGGCTCGCTCGGATAA
- a CDS encoding ABC transporter ATP-binding protein: MATLEINDLHARVAEEGGERILLGVDLTVESGDIHALMGPNGSGKSTLAKVIAGHPAYEVTGGEILLHLSEEDVSDVDVDLEEEDYHWELLDLEANERAALGIFLGFQYPAEIEGVTMTNFLRQALNAKADEREELFEDEEDEEAEADDEDDDEGYETSPMEGPADDGDIGVAEFQEILSEKMELLDMDEKFMQRYLNAGFSGGEKKQNEVLQAAMLEPSVAVLDEIDSGLDIDRLKDVSKGINALRDEQGTGILQITHYQRILDYVEPDHVHVMLDGEVVKSGGAELAEKLEDEGYDWVREDAFEAA, from the coding sequence ATGGCTACTCTCGAAATCAACGATCTTCACGCACGAGTGGCAGAAGAGGGCGGCGAACGCATCCTTCTCGGGGTCGACCTGACCGTCGAGTCCGGCGACATCCACGCGCTGATGGGGCCGAACGGGTCGGGCAAGTCGACGCTCGCGAAAGTGATCGCCGGCCATCCCGCCTACGAGGTCACCGGCGGCGAGATCCTGCTCCACCTCAGCGAGGAGGATGTCTCCGACGTCGACGTCGACCTCGAGGAGGAGGACTACCACTGGGAGCTGCTGGACCTAGAGGCGAACGAGCGCGCCGCGCTCGGCATCTTCCTCGGCTTCCAGTACCCCGCCGAGATCGAGGGCGTCACCATGACGAACTTCCTTCGTCAGGCCTTGAACGCCAAGGCGGACGAGCGCGAAGAGCTGTTCGAAGACGAGGAAGACGAGGAGGCGGAAGCCGACGACGAGGACGACGACGAGGGGTACGAGACCTCCCCGATGGAGGGTCCCGCAGACGACGGCGATATCGGCGTCGCGGAGTTCCAAGAGATCCTCTCGGAGAAGATGGAGCTGCTCGACATGGACGAGAAGTTCATGCAGCGCTACCTCAACGCCGGCTTCTCCGGCGGCGAGAAGAAGCAGAACGAGGTCCTCCAGGCCGCGATGTTGGAGCCGAGCGTCGCCGTGCTCGACGAGATCGACTCCGGGCTGGACATCGACCGCCTGAAGGACGTCTCGAAGGGGATCAACGCGCTCCGCGACGAGCAGGGCACGGGCATCCTCCAGATCACCCACTACCAGCGCATCCTCGACTACGTCGAGCCGGACCACGTTCACGTCATGCTCGACGGCGAAGTCGTGAAGAGCGGCGGCGCGGAGCTGGCCGAGAAGCTCGAGGACGAGGGGTACGACTGGGTCCGCGAGGACGCGTTCGAGGCGGCGTAA
- the rad50 gene encoding DNA double-strand break repair ATPase Rad50, whose amino-acid sequence MKFDRVRLANFKPYGDADLRLTEGVTVIHGLNGSGKSSLLEACFFALYGSKALDGTLEDVITNGEEETEVELWFTHDGVSYRVERRLKSYDGRIDHQCELESTDGSDVSRDGARAVREFVTELLRMDAEAFVNCAYVRQGEVNKLINATPRERQDTIDDLLQLGKLEEYRERAGDARLGVEDVMENRRGRLDQLDEQIAAKEDRDLHARLNELEGELGEVADEIDRYESQRERARETREAAAETLETHAEKREKLEAVETEIDEIEESIREAERERDDLRDAVREARERIDEIEAEIDDRLDDAGLDAASEAAIAERRGALDDREAEVREALDDERVSAEAFRNQATNLAGKADDRVERAEAVESEAGDLAAEAEAAADDADERESSVAELREEAETLRERFAAADADVDRDGVVDERDRLREGRGEVRERIAELSADLKNARERVAEAEELLAAGKCPECGQPVGDSPHASGIEEDRERVAELEGELEDAREREGDLDERIAELDELASAADRLDGIDERVDALEERVEEKRSEAERKREAAEAKRERAAELREEAEETREVAAEKREQAEEAAARVEELEASLSEVDDAREAVTAVEERLSAVAEAETENERRRERRENLTEVNDERRDRLADKRERRDELADAVDEAAVEKAEGRKEDAEQYLEKVAGELDRLGERREELQNAIGGVKGELRELEELREEREALGERVEALEGLHEETSELESMYGDLRAELRQRNVTELERTLNETFELVYGNDAYSHIELDGEYVLTVYQKDGEPLDPEQLSGGERALFNLSLRCAIYRLLSEGIEGAAPTPPLILDEPTVFLDSGHVSRLVRLVEEMRGFGVRQIVIVSHDDELVGAADELVTVEKDPRSNRSTVRREDAADLDVAELAGD is encoded by the coding sequence GTGAAGTTCGACCGCGTCCGCCTCGCGAACTTCAAGCCGTACGGCGACGCCGACCTGCGGCTGACGGAGGGGGTCACGGTGATCCACGGGCTGAACGGCAGCGGGAAGTCGTCGCTGTTGGAGGCCTGCTTCTTCGCGCTGTACGGGTCGAAGGCGCTCGACGGCACCCTCGAAGACGTCATCACGAACGGCGAAGAGGAGACGGAGGTCGAACTGTGGTTCACCCACGACGGCGTCTCCTACCGCGTCGAGCGCCGCCTCAAGTCCTACGACGGCCGGATCGACCACCAGTGTGAGCTCGAATCGACCGACGGGAGCGACGTGAGCCGCGACGGCGCGCGGGCGGTCCGCGAGTTCGTCACGGAGCTACTGCGGATGGACGCCGAGGCGTTCGTCAACTGCGCGTACGTCCGACAGGGCGAGGTGAACAAGCTGATAAACGCCACGCCCCGCGAGCGGCAGGACACGATAGACGACCTGCTCCAGCTGGGGAAACTGGAGGAGTACCGCGAGCGCGCCGGCGACGCCCGGCTCGGCGTCGAGGACGTGATGGAGAATCGCCGCGGGCGGCTCGACCAGCTCGACGAGCAGATCGCCGCGAAGGAGGACCGCGACCTCCACGCGCGGCTCAACGAGCTGGAGGGCGAGCTCGGGGAGGTCGCGGACGAGATCGACCGGTACGAGAGCCAGCGGGAACGGGCGAGGGAGACGCGCGAGGCGGCCGCGGAGACGCTCGAGACCCACGCGGAGAAGCGGGAGAAGCTGGAGGCGGTCGAGACCGAAATCGACGAGATCGAGGAGTCGATCCGAGAGGCCGAACGCGAGCGCGACGACCTCCGCGACGCCGTCCGCGAGGCCCGCGAGCGGATCGACGAGATCGAGGCCGAGATCGACGACCGGCTCGACGACGCCGGGCTCGACGCGGCGAGCGAGGCTGCGATAGCCGAGCGACGCGGAGCGCTCGACGACCGGGAGGCCGAGGTCCGCGAGGCGCTCGACGACGAGCGGGTGAGCGCCGAGGCGTTCCGAAACCAGGCGACGAACCTCGCCGGAAAGGCGGACGACCGCGTCGAGCGCGCCGAGGCGGTCGAGTCGGAGGCCGGCGATCTGGCGGCGGAGGCCGAGGCGGCGGCGGACGACGCCGACGAGCGCGAGTCCTCGGTCGCGGAGCTCCGTGAGGAGGCGGAGACGCTCCGCGAGCGGTTCGCGGCCGCCGACGCCGACGTCGACCGCGACGGCGTCGTCGACGAGCGCGACCGCCTCCGGGAGGGACGCGGCGAGGTCCGCGAGCGGATCGCGGAGCTGTCGGCGGATCTGAAGAACGCCCGGGAGCGCGTCGCGGAGGCCGAGGAGCTGCTCGCGGCCGGAAAGTGTCCCGAGTGCGGCCAGCCGGTCGGGGACTCGCCGCACGCCAGCGGGATCGAGGAGGACCGCGAGCGGGTTGCGGAGCTCGAAGGCGAACTTGAGGACGCCCGCGAGCGCGAGGGCGACCTCGACGAGCGGATCGCGGAGCTGGACGAGCTCGCAAGCGCGGCGGACCGGCTCGACGGGATCGACGAGCGGGTCGACGCCCTCGAAGAGCGGGTCGAGGAGAAGCGATCGGAGGCGGAACGGAAGCGAGAGGCCGCCGAAGCGAAGCGCGAGCGCGCCGCCGAACTCCGCGAGGAGGCCGAGGAGACCCGGGAGGTCGCCGCGGAGAAGCGCGAGCAGGCCGAGGAAGCCGCGGCGCGCGTCGAGGAGCTGGAGGCGTCGCTGTCCGAGGTCGACGACGCCCGCGAGGCGGTGACCGCGGTCGAGGAGCGCCTGTCCGCGGTCGCGGAGGCGGAGACCGAAAACGAGCGTCGCCGCGAGCGGCGCGAGAACCTGACGGAGGTGAACGACGAGCGGCGCGACCGGCTCGCGGACAAGCGGGAGCGCCGCGACGAGCTGGCGGACGCCGTCGACGAGGCCGCGGTCGAGAAGGCGGAAGGGCGGAAGGAGGACGCAGAGCAGTACCTCGAGAAGGTCGCCGGCGAGCTCGACCGCCTCGGCGAGCGGCGGGAGGAGCTCCAGAACGCGATCGGCGGGGTGAAAGGCGAACTGCGGGAGCTAGAGGAGCTCCGCGAGGAGCGCGAGGCGCTCGGGGAACGGGTCGAGGCGCTCGAAGGCCTCCACGAGGAGACGAGCGAGCTGGAGTCGATGTACGGCGACTTACGCGCGGAGCTCCGCCAGCGCAACGTCACCGAACTGGAGCGCACACTCAACGAGACGTTCGAGCTGGTCTACGGCAACGACGCCTACTCGCACATCGAGCTCGACGGCGAGTACGTCCTCACCGTCTACCAGAAGGACGGCGAGCCGCTCGACCCCGAGCAGCTCTCCGGCGGCGAGCGCGCCCTGTTCAACCTCTCGCTGCGCTGTGCGATCTACCGGCTGCTCTCCGAGGGGATCGAGGGGGCGGCGCCGACCCCGCCGCTCATCCTCGACGAGCCGACGGTGTTCCTCGACTCCGGCCACGTCTCGCGGCTCGTCCGACTCGTCGAGGAGATGCGCGGCTTCGGCGTGCGCCAGATCGTCATCGTGAGCCACGACGACGAGCTGGTCGGCGCGGCCGACGAGCTGGTCACCGTCGAGAAGGACCCGCGCTCGAACCGCTCGACCGTTCGCCGAGAGGACGCGGCGGACCTCGACGTCGCCGAACTCGCGGGCGACTGA
- a CDS encoding helix-turn-helix domain-containing protein, whose protein sequence is MSTTDAVTADDGTADRWAAVRDLPPSAKLVAKVLDYNDTLTQSELAEETLLPPRTVRYALSRLEEEGVVDSRFSFTDARKRLYSLGI, encoded by the coding sequence ATGAGCACGACCGACGCCGTCACCGCTGATGACGGGACCGCGGACCGCTGGGCGGCCGTTCGCGACCTCCCCCCGAGCGCGAAGCTAGTCGCGAAGGTACTGGACTACAACGACACGCTCACGCAGAGCGAACTGGCGGAGGAGACGCTGCTCCCGCCGCGGACCGTCCGGTACGCGCTGTCGCGGCTCGAAGAGGAGGGCGTCGTCGACTCCCGGTTCTCGTTCACGGACGCGCGCAAACGCCTGTACTCGCTGGGTATCTAA